TGAAGTGATTCATAGTCATTTATTGTTTCGCGggatggggggaggggtagggggaCATTCCAAATGTCCCgcgaaacacacaaaatgtttTTCGCATTGTTAGGATTCCGATTGCAGCTAAAAATAATCCATAACGGATTGAACAAGTTCAACGAGTGATCTCTACATCTCATAACTATGTCCATACCCATACCTATGCATACAATATATCTGCCATATAAATACGTATCCGTGTATCGCTACGCAGAGCTAAAAAATtgacataaataaaaaagatgTCGCTACGTGTGCGTTTTAATATTCGCTCGTGCGATCGATAAATATCTACGCGAACACTCGCATACATATCATCGGACGCGACGCACGGACGCAAATTCTGTTAAGTCTACGGATTTCGCATGCAgggaggatgatgatgatttcaGCATGGAATCCGTTCCGTTCTCAGGTTGTTAAGGGAGCCACGTCATGTCTATTCAGCTTTTGAATCGCTTGGCCAATTTGCTTGTCCATAAATTTAACTCGATAATTAATGGATCCGATCCGCAGATCGGTTGCAAACCAGAGCGGATAGCAGATAGCGGATGGTGCACAATAGCAACAAGTGATGGTGGCAAAGGAAGCACACTTATTTCTGTTGTGGTGACCCCACGCTTCAGTCCACCCAACGATTGCTAATCCCAATTCATAGACGCGAACGCCCTGAGCCCCTGAGAGTTCACTGAACCACTTCCACGCACACAGAGACCTCTGGAACCGGAACCGCAGAGGGGTTCGTTCTATTACAACCAGCACGAGACGATCCGAAAGTCAAGgtcagagagcagagaacaAGGGACCGACCACAAAATGTGAATAGTATGTATATGAGAAATATTATTCAGAAAGAAACCTGTGAAGAAGAATCACATTTCAAGATCTGTTGGAGATGAGAGATTGGCAATTGCATTGGCAAtcaaaacatatacatatatacgtatagGCCATCGGGATTGTTATAAACCATAATCATGCATCATTTGCTGGTTTAATGGCTCATGCGTTTTTCCTGTATCAAATAGTTTTTGTTCATTATTCGACAACGGCCTCTACTCTGGTGTGTCGCGGATTCAAACGCGAATGTCAAACGAGAAATTACGACCCGACGGCGCTATACATATGTGGCCCTGGCCAAGAAAAAATCTGTttctttatatacatacacacgtatatatccaaacaaaaacaattaaaaaaataacaacaaaaaaagagaaagaattGTATCAAAATCGGAGAAAATTGCgacaaaaaaatggaatttaGGAATCAAATTCAAATCGATATGAGCGCAGAAAATTCCggcaaaaacagcagcagagcgaaAAGATGTgtgagatatatgtatgtatgtatgtagatctCGAAGCGCGAAAAAGATATATAGAAATCGAGATTCAGCCACCTCTCAGGCATTTTTAGGccgaaaatatatatagaggaACCAAGCAAATTAAAAAGCTTTTTGGAATCAcatctatttatttgtgatttaattgaattgtgtTCGgctctttaaaaataaacaaaattgttgaatgttgtagctgttgttgtagcAGTTGTTGATGTTGGCTATTGGCTGTTGTTGAACGGCAAAAGGCCGCCGCCACTTGTTGCGCCTGGAAACGGGGGGACGCTTCTGGgaatggcgaatggcgaatggcgaaAATGGGAATGCCCGGCGCGCCGGCGGTGTATCGCGGGAGGAAATCAATTTACGGCCAACAATAACAAGACCAACAACTTGTAATAATACAAGTGGAGGGGAATGGGCGTGTGTGTTATTCTGTTGGCTTAATTGTTTTCGGATGAATTTTTGATGCGCACAGGAAAtccttaatttttgttgttttccctCGCCCTGGCCAcacatgcaacagcaacaaacagaacaaaatGGGCGGCTAAAATCAAAAAGAATCATCCCCAGAGGATGGAGAATTTCGATATTGTCTTCTTTTGATGGATCTCGACACGAGTTCACGTAGTTGCAAAGTTTGCCCCTTGGCCCTAATGGGCTCAAATTTATAAGATCGACCTCGACCCCAGTCCATCCGATATGGCATGGGGACTAGCCGCTTGATTACATTCGTCGGTTATTTGGCTAAATAGTTTATACAGCTGGCACGTCCCTCATCACTTGGCGCTGTCTGGGCCCGAATGGGTGATGGGAAACAATTGGTGCTCGGAACACTTAAGAGATGGTGGAATGGAGTGATCTTCGAGTTAAGCAAGACTAAGATGTTAGTAAATACCCATAAAAAGCTCTTGGATATCTGAAATATTTGTGGCGAGAAAGCGCCGCAAATGATTGCTTAAGTAATAACCTAATCAGATCAGAAACAATAGCCATACTTCTAAGGGATCCACCATTGATCTCCTATAAAGAATCCAATGAAATGGTCTTCATTTCAGATAgagttcttcttcttcctgaATGATCGTTTAAGAATTCTCCTACTGTCCCTGCCTTTAGAGCTCATCAAATGAGGATACCAACGATCGCGGATAGTAGTTACTATCTTATCAAGTGATCACTGAATGCAGCATTTAAGTAAATATCTTTGGCTATGTACCACAAGTATCCAATttattttgacaacaaatgTTTGTCTTCAACTATCAAAAGTATCCATGAGACTGATCTAAAGTATTATTTCCTCCACGATTCCTAAAAGCCCTAAAACTACTGCACACGAAAGTGAAATCCATCAACTATGATAATCGAAAAGTGAAGCAAGAAAGGATTGTAATGAAATGCTAAGAGTGCACTGAAAACTTATCAAGGACTGATCTATTCTAAAAGGGTTATGTTCTCACCGTCGGATCGGAGCATCGGGAGCACTTGCATGTGAATCCCCTCTTAATTTTGAGGAATAGGTGTCGTGCAATGTTGCCCGTAAAGAGTTTCGTGTAAGTGGTTGTGATCTCGAAGCCCTCGGGTATATCGACGGCGGCGCGGACTATCATTATGTTGGTCTTCTCTTCGAAGGTGTAGTACGAGTTGGGAATGCAGTCATGGTTCATGACGGCGAACAGGGGATAGAGGGCACGATAGTTGAACTCCTGGTTGTCGTTGGTGCGATCGGTGGTCTTGTCGAAGCCATTCGTTCGCAGGACGGCCACGGTGCGGTTCATGATCTCGAAGATCTTCTTGTCGGTGGGGAAATTCTTGAAGCATTTGGCCGCATTGCGCACCTCCACGCGATGGTTGTTATCGAGATTCGCCTGCAGACAGTAGATCAGATCACGCTGGTCCTTGTTCAGGTTGAGGGCCCGGGCCACGCACAGCAGCCGGATGATCACCGAATTGGCCACCTCGGGCTCGTTGGGGCCCCACGACTTTAGCAGATCGCAGTCAGTCTTGTGCTGTTTCTTCTTGGAGCAGAGACTGCAGACGGGCAGGCCGCAACCAATGCGGCACATGAAGCGCGTATCCGGCAGCTCCCTCAGGCACACACTGCACGCATTCAAGGAGTCCTCCTCGTGGGCGGACAGGCTGATCAGGAGCGGCATGTCTTTAAAGATGATCTCGCCGCGCTTGATGCTGCGCGTGGCCATCAGGCCGCGTCCGGCTATCTTTGAGACACCCACCTCCCAGGCCGGATCCTTGTCCTTGAACGGTGCCAGATGCAGGTCCAGCAGCTCCGAGGTACGTTTCGGGCAGATCATGGCGCGAGAATTCAAGTTCCGAGTTTCGtttcacacacaaaaaattaaccaaacaaaatattacgAGTATCTATCTCTATCACAATTACAGCTGTATCTTTTGGGAAAAGTCTCGTAGTCTCGTAGTCTCCGAGTGTGATCTGGTATCGTTTTTTGAAAActctttttctttgggttCGGGGTTATCGCTGGCGGAGTTCTTTTCGCGACTGCCGTTCGTAAACTGTCGCCGTTTTCCAGCCTTACATGATTTTTATGTGAAAAGTCGGACGGAAAATCTTTTGCTGAGCGAAAAAGCTGAAAATTCGCTTTCAACGAGCGATCACGAGCCGAACGACGACAGCGCGATCACGATCAACCCCCAAACGATGCTGAAAATATACGAGTTCCCATCGGATCTGTGGGTGGGACGTACAGACGGAcagccccgccccccctcAAAAGAGGTCTGAGGGGGCAAAGGAGCATCGTGTGGCATCATTATTCCCGATCCCAATTGCGATCCTTGTCCCCTtatagatagatggatggatggcatgggatgggatgggatgggatggacgATGAACAGCACTTGGTTCGTGATCTGACAAAAATTCACGGGGCCCCTAGTTGAATGGACGgtcggatggatggatgggatggatggatgggatagACGGATGGATGGGCGACGAGCGGACGGGCCGGACGGACGACTTGTCGGCTGGCGGATGTACATGCAGGCATCTGTACATTCTAGATGTATCCACGTATGTTGTTCATACAAATCGGCATGGATTTGTGCACTTCTGACAGCGCTCTGGAGTTGCGCCAAGAATGCTGCCGGTGCCACTGCCGTATGGAATGATGAACGATTCATTGGAGGAAGCGGTGCTCTTCGGgtgcttgtgtgtgtctgctggGGTGGCTTAAAGTCACTAGACTTTTGCTGATATTTTGTACTTTGAAGCGATTCATTTTGATTAATACATAATACCCTCGCTGACGGCGCGTCGTGAGTGTGCGGAAGTAACGACCCCAAGCAATGACCCCACGACTATTGTACAGGGCTTTCTGGTTCAACAAAGACGTCTTAACAAGATTCAGATTCCGTAGAATTCAAGGTTCAACCAGGTGAAAATTTACCTGAAAAAACCACATACCTACATACGGTAGACAGTTGATTGCAAAGATGAACCATTATAATATCATTTGTATTATAATATCCAAAAATCAATAGCAAACAGATAATCCCATTTAAAAAACGCTAGTCTTttttgaaacgcactgtacaaATCCATCGGATTGGTAATGAATGTACGTATGAAAATATGAACGatccaaacaaaataaattcaattccattATCAAATTGAAGATAGGAGCATTGAAGCATGACCCACAGATCTCTGACACACTCAATCTTGAGAGAGGATTCTGCCTATAAAGATCGACTCGTACTGCGGAGCACATATCAGTGATTGTTTTGAAAATCAAACGAAATGTTCAACGACAAGTCTCTGTTCATTTGCCTGGCACTGGCCTGTGCTCTGGTCAGTGGAAGTCCttacggagatggagatgaagtCCCCCCATCCATCGGTGGCCTCGGTGCACCCAAAACGTTAAGTGGATCGGAGCTAGACTCCGCGAAGTCGACTCTGACTTACTCCCTGGACACACTGGCCGCTGGCGAGGGACCCAGCTACCGGTAAGGCATTGAGGGAGAATTCTACGACATGCCATCAATTGATCCTCGTTGTCCTCACATTTAGAGTCTCGAAAATCATGTCGGCCACCGTGCAGGTGGTCTCCGGCTTCCTGAACTCGTACATCGTGGAGTTAGTTGAACCGAATGGCGTCACCAAAGTGTGCGAAGTGAAGATCTGGTCCAGAAGCTGGTTGCCCAATGGCATTGAGATCACCTTCAACTGCCCCAACGAGCCGCTGGTGATCAAGTCCCACGATGCTCCAGTCTGAATCCAATAAAGATTTCGGTTTTCTTCGAATCGATTTTGGGCTTTTTCTAAAGGATGTTCGAGGGGGGATCCCAAGTCCAAGAGCTCCTGGATTCCAATCGATTCAGCAACAGCTGATAGGGCGACTCCAGTGACTCCAGGAGAGTTACAAGGCGCAATCGTTATAAATAAAGTGAGAGGTTAATATGCAGAGACCGCTGTTCTGGCTCCCGATCTCTGATCCATTTCGCTGCTGGCAATGCCCCATGCTAATTCCTTTCCCACTGGTGATACAGCAGCGAATTTCCATCTTTCTGATCATGAAGCAAGCATATACTTGCAGACAGCGAATAAATAT
The sequence above is a segment of the Drosophila pseudoobscura strain MV-25-SWS-2005 chromosome X, UCI_Dpse_MV25, whole genome shotgun sequence genome. Coding sequences within it:
- the SmydA-9 gene encoding SET domain-containing protein SmydA-8, with the translated sequence MICPKRTSELLDLHLAPFKDKDPAWEVGVSKIAGRGLMATRSIKRGEIIFKDMPLLISLSAHEEDSLNACSVCLRELPDTRFMCRIGCGLPVCSLCSKKKQHKTDCDLLKSWGPNEPEVANSVIIRLLCVARALNLNKDQRDLIYCLQANLDNNHRVEVRNAAKCFKNFPTDKKIFEIMNRTVAVLRTNGFDKTTDRTNDNQEFNYRALYPLFAVMNHDCIPNSYYTFEEKTNIMIVRAAVDIPEGFEITTTYTKLFTGNIARHLFLKIKRGFTCKCSRCSDPTEKGAYISGLYCRDTNCSGLVVPETTGLPHPSYNCLVCKQKSTHAQMMKSQDFASGAINAKANSNSLRTLVQYLNEKSDNFIPNSNYVVIDAKLSVLQRLGEGREDCSEELAANTRLRYSRDVIQVMDQLGLGESLVRTQLQDLLRREEERRAKRLAEEAEKQRKLAELQAKAAEADKLLAALEEAARAEEAAAAPPVAAPAPAPAPAATETA
- the LOC4815827 gene encoding sarcocystatin-A; protein product: MFNDKSLFICLALACALVSGSPYGDGDEVPPSIGGLGAPKTLSGSELDSAKSTLTYSLDTLAAGEGPSYRVSKIMSATVQVVSGFLNSYIVELVEPNGVTKVCEVKIWSRSWLPNGIEITFNCPNEPLVIKSHDAPV